From the Pseudarthrobacter sp. MM222 genome, one window contains:
- a CDS encoding MFS transporter: protein MTADRTASAEPGVSTHIEAGTTVGGPALEYRPGRWIANWDAENKTQWETLGRSIARRNLNWSIFAEFLGFVVWQLWSIVVVQLPAAGFTFSTSEIFWLISMPSLVGATLRIPYTFMVPRFGGRNWTIVSAMLLLIPSIGLAMCVSNPETPFGTMLFVAALAGFGGGNFASSMANITFFYPAREKGWALGLNAAGGNLGAAVAQLAVPIAITLLAAGTVNLPMAGLMWVPLILLAAFGAWKYMDNLTSAKGDVAGSLAALKEPHLWIMALLYIGTFGSFIGFAGVFPKLIKDYFPAFSSIGVGTVALSLAFLGPLVGSLARPYGGRMADRMGGARMTVTAFASMAVITLTMIWTLPLKNFWLFLVLFLMLFTASGFGNGATYRMIPVIFATSSRAAKSGASTVATQRLASSALGLISAIGAYGGFVIPQVLNASNSASGSYTPAFYGFVGAYVLMLIVCWACYIRNANRNAMGHV from the coding sequence GTGACTGCTGATCGCACCGCAAGCGCCGAACCCGGCGTTTCCACACACATTGAAGCCGGTACAACTGTCGGCGGCCCCGCCCTTGAGTACCGGCCCGGCCGCTGGATTGCCAACTGGGATGCCGAGAACAAGACCCAGTGGGAGACCCTGGGCCGCTCCATTGCCCGCCGCAACCTGAACTGGTCCATCTTCGCCGAGTTCCTGGGCTTCGTGGTCTGGCAGCTCTGGTCGATCGTAGTGGTCCAGCTGCCCGCGGCCGGATTCACCTTCAGCACCTCGGAAATTTTCTGGCTGATCTCGATGCCCAGCCTGGTCGGCGCCACGCTGCGGATCCCCTACACCTTCATGGTCCCCCGCTTCGGCGGCCGGAACTGGACAATCGTCTCCGCCATGCTGCTGCTGATCCCCTCGATCGGGCTGGCCATGTGCGTCTCCAACCCGGAGACCCCGTTCGGCACCATGCTGTTCGTCGCAGCCCTCGCCGGCTTCGGCGGCGGCAACTTCGCCAGCTCGATGGCCAACATCACCTTCTTCTACCCGGCCCGTGAAAAGGGCTGGGCGCTGGGACTGAACGCTGCCGGCGGCAACCTCGGTGCCGCCGTCGCACAGCTGGCCGTTCCGATCGCAATCACCCTCCTGGCCGCCGGCACCGTCAACCTCCCCATGGCCGGCCTGATGTGGGTCCCGCTGATCCTGCTCGCCGCGTTCGGTGCCTGGAAGTACATGGACAACCTCACCAGCGCCAAGGGCGACGTCGCGGGCTCGCTCGCCGCGCTCAAGGAACCGCACCTGTGGATCATGGCGCTGCTGTACATCGGCACCTTCGGTTCCTTCATCGGCTTCGCCGGCGTCTTCCCCAAGCTCATCAAGGACTACTTCCCGGCGTTCTCCTCGATCGGGGTCGGCACCGTGGCACTCTCGCTGGCATTCCTCGGCCCGCTGGTCGGCTCGCTCGCCCGTCCCTACGGCGGGCGGATGGCTGACCGCATGGGCGGCGCCCGGATGACCGTCACCGCCTTCGCTTCGATGGCCGTCATCACGCTCACCATGATCTGGACGCTTCCGCTGAAGAACTTCTGGCTCTTCCTGGTCCTGTTCCTGATGCTCTTCACCGCCAGCGGCTTCGGCAACGGTGCAACGTACCGGATGATCCCGGTCATCTTCGCCACCTCGAGCCGGGCAGCCAAGTCCGGCGCCAGCACGGTGGCCACCCAGCGCCTCGCCTCCTCCGCCCTGGGCCTCATCTCGGCCATCGGCGCCTACGGCGGGTTCGTCATCCCGCAGGTGCTCAACGCCTCCAACAGCGCCAGCGGCTCGTACACCCCCGCGTTCTACGGATTCGTCGGGGCCTACGTCCTGATGCTGATCGTCTGCTGGGCCTGCTACATCCGCAACGCCAACCGAAACGCGATGGGACACGTCTAA
- a CDS encoding Maf family protein, whose amino-acid sequence MTRLILASQSPARTKLLSYAGIRHEVLVSDVDEDAVQARYGVTDPHDTALLLARAKAEAVASLPEAEGALVLGCDSVFEFDGEAHGKPYTAEVARERMLRMSGSMGVLHTGHWLVDCRDTDGPADSDSGPDTENPDDTPERPGTGATLGHVTSAEVHFMEMSAEEIDAYIATGEPLQCAGSFTIDGYGGAFIRKVDGDPHTVVGLSISTLRGLLGQAKVGITELWTEGAVDPAEVRAE is encoded by the coding sequence GTGACCCGCCTCATTCTTGCCTCCCAGTCCCCCGCCCGCACCAAACTGCTCAGCTACGCCGGCATCCGGCACGAGGTCCTCGTCTCCGATGTGGACGAGGACGCCGTCCAGGCACGCTACGGCGTGACCGATCCGCACGACACAGCCCTCCTGCTCGCGAGGGCCAAGGCCGAGGCCGTAGCGTCGCTGCCGGAGGCGGAAGGCGCCCTGGTGCTCGGCTGCGATTCGGTCTTCGAGTTCGACGGCGAGGCGCACGGCAAGCCGTACACGGCCGAGGTCGCCCGGGAGCGGATGCTCAGGATGAGCGGCAGCATGGGCGTCCTGCACACGGGCCACTGGCTCGTCGACTGCCGCGACACCGACGGCCCCGCGGACAGCGACAGCGGCCCCGACACCGAAAACCCCGACGACACTCCCGAGCGCCCCGGCACCGGCGCGACCCTCGGCCATGTCACGTCCGCCGAGGTGCACTTCATGGAGATGAGCGCCGAGGAAATCGATGCGTACATCGCCACCGGGGAGCCGCTGCAGTGCGCCGGATCCTTCACGATCGACGGCTACGGCGGGGCCTTCATCCGCAAGGTCGACGGCGACCCACACACCGTCGTCGGCCTCTCCATATCCACCCTCCGTGGCCTGCTGGGGCAGGCGAAGGTGGGCATCACCGAACTCTGGACCGAAGGCGCGGTGGACCCGGCGGAGGTACGTGCTGAGTGA
- a CDS encoding MMPL family transporter, with product MALLLYRLGKFSYRHRWLVISLWLAVLVAVGGAAAAFHGTLSNNFQIPGTETQQMADKLKKELPASSGGSAGIVFEANGSEFSQAGKDAVSAALARLKTLPDVQGTVDPFATQAQLDDAAAELAAGQQQSAAGQAQLDQAAAELAAGKTQLEAAEQQMAAAGLPAAAIEAQLGQQKTALAAGQEKLDAGTRELAAGAEKLALGQRQLDASRGMRFVSEDGRAAIAQVQFKTSINGLKPEVRQEVQDIVQEVSSAGVTALPSKEITEDVSELFGISEILGIAIAALVLIIMLGTLIAAGLPLLMAVVGVAVGVGGTFALSGVMDMSSISPMLALMLGLAVGIDYSLFIVNRHRGQLLSGMDPEESVALATGTSGNAVLFAGLTVIIALAALVIPGLPFLAVMGLSAAGTVAVAVVVALTLTPAILSLVGRKLISKRAWAKADKHNTAPGHEMDDRARDEYRGSHGWGGLVTKHPVMAMLAGVLLLGIVALPAGQLRLALPDGGSEPVNSQAFKAYDVTGRSFGAGMTGPIVVVGDLPAGLTETEAQAKQFDVADTLRSTDNVTAAVPVALSDDRRTAVFQAIPNEGPASASTVRVVSELRAEKGAIKDSTGVSIGLTGQTAGNVDVSTKLGDALPPYLAIVVGLSLILLLLVFRSIVVPLLATGGFLLSLAAAFGAVVAVYQWGWLGTIFGVDNPGAVLSFLPIILIGVLFGLAMDYQVFIASGMRESYMHGETAKHAVRSGFSHASAVVTAAAIIMVSVFSGFIFSHLNMVRPLGFAMAFGVLIDAFVVRMTIVPAVMYLLGEKAWWLPRWLDRILPDVDVEGAKLRPEASAAAFEAEPEPEEVAAR from the coding sequence ATGGCCCTCCTTCTCTACCGCCTCGGCAAGTTCTCCTACCGGCACCGCTGGTTGGTGATTTCACTGTGGCTGGCCGTGTTAGTGGCAGTCGGTGGCGCCGCAGCCGCCTTCCACGGCACCCTGTCCAACAACTTCCAAATTCCGGGCACGGAAACCCAGCAGATGGCGGACAAGCTCAAGAAAGAACTGCCTGCGTCCTCGGGCGGTTCTGCGGGCATCGTCTTCGAAGCCAATGGCTCCGAGTTCAGCCAGGCAGGCAAGGATGCGGTGTCCGCCGCACTGGCCAGGCTGAAGACCCTTCCGGACGTGCAGGGGACGGTGGATCCGTTTGCCACCCAGGCGCAGCTGGACGACGCCGCCGCCGAACTTGCTGCCGGCCAGCAACAGTCAGCCGCAGGCCAGGCCCAGCTGGACCAGGCCGCGGCAGAACTCGCCGCCGGCAAGACTCAGCTGGAGGCCGCGGAGCAGCAGATGGCCGCCGCCGGACTCCCCGCCGCCGCCATCGAGGCGCAGCTCGGCCAGCAGAAAACCGCCCTCGCCGCGGGGCAGGAGAAGCTCGACGCCGGCACCCGGGAGCTTGCGGCCGGCGCCGAGAAACTCGCCCTTGGCCAGCGCCAGTTGGACGCCTCCAGAGGCATGCGCTTCGTCTCGGAGGACGGCAGGGCCGCTATCGCCCAGGTCCAGTTCAAGACCTCCATCAACGGCCTCAAGCCCGAGGTCCGCCAGGAAGTCCAGGACATCGTTCAGGAAGTCTCCTCGGCCGGTGTCACGGCCCTGCCCAGCAAGGAAATCACCGAAGACGTTTCCGAGCTGTTCGGTATCTCGGAGATCCTTGGAATTGCCATCGCAGCCCTGGTCCTGATCATCATGCTGGGCACTTTGATTGCTGCCGGGCTGCCCCTGCTCATGGCCGTCGTGGGCGTAGCGGTGGGTGTGGGCGGAACGTTCGCCCTTAGTGGCGTCATGGACATGAGCTCCATCTCCCCGATGTTGGCCTTGATGCTCGGCCTCGCCGTGGGCATTGACTACTCCCTCTTCATCGTCAACCGCCACCGCGGCCAGTTGCTGTCCGGCATGGACCCCGAGGAATCCGTGGCCCTCGCCACCGGCACCTCGGGCAACGCCGTGCTGTTCGCCGGCCTCACCGTCATCATTGCCCTTGCAGCGCTCGTCATTCCGGGGTTGCCCTTCCTGGCCGTGATGGGCCTGTCCGCCGCGGGCACCGTGGCCGTCGCCGTCGTCGTCGCCCTGACTCTCACCCCGGCCATCCTCTCCCTGGTGGGCCGGAAGCTGATCTCCAAGCGGGCGTGGGCAAAGGCGGACAAGCACAACACGGCTCCCGGCCACGAGATGGATGACCGGGCCCGGGACGAATACCGCGGCAGCCACGGCTGGGGCGGCCTCGTCACCAAGCACCCTGTAATGGCCATGCTGGCGGGCGTCCTGCTGCTCGGCATCGTGGCGCTGCCGGCCGGCCAGCTGAGGCTCGCCCTACCCGACGGCGGGTCGGAACCCGTCAATTCGCAGGCTTTCAAGGCCTACGACGTCACCGGGCGCAGCTTCGGCGCCGGCATGACCGGGCCCATTGTGGTGGTCGGTGACCTCCCGGCCGGACTCACCGAAACCGAGGCACAGGCCAAGCAGTTCGACGTCGCTGACACCCTGCGCAGCACCGACAACGTCACGGCCGCCGTCCCCGTGGCACTGAGTGACGACCGCCGCACCGCAGTCTTCCAGGCCATCCCGAACGAGGGACCGGCCAGCGCGAGTACGGTCCGGGTGGTCTCCGAACTGCGCGCCGAAAAGGGCGCGATCAAGGACTCCACCGGGGTCAGCATCGGCCTCACCGGACAGACCGCAGGAAACGTCGACGTCTCCACCAAGCTCGGCGATGCCCTGCCGCCCTATCTGGCGATCGTGGTGGGCCTGTCCCTGATCCTGCTGCTGCTGGTGTTCCGTTCCATCGTGGTGCCGCTGCTGGCCACCGGCGGCTTCCTGCTCTCGCTCGCCGCCGCTTTCGGCGCCGTCGTCGCGGTCTACCAGTGGGGTTGGCTCGGGACGATTTTCGGCGTCGACAATCCGGGGGCCGTGCTGAGCTTCCTGCCCATCATCCTGATCGGTGTGTTGTTCGGCCTGGCCATGGACTACCAGGTGTTCATTGCCTCCGGCATGCGCGAGTCCTACATGCACGGCGAAACGGCTAAGCACGCGGTCCGCTCCGGCTTCAGCCACGCCTCCGCGGTGGTCACGGCGGCGGCGATCATCATGGTCAGCGTATTCTCGGGCTTCATCTTCTCGCACCTGAACATGGTCCGGCCGCTGGGCTTCGCCATGGCCTTCGGCGTGCTGATCGACGCGTTCGTGGTCCGCATGACGATCGTCCCGGCCGTCATGTACCTGCTCGGCGAGAAGGCCTGGTGGCTGCCCCGTTGGCTGGACCGGATCCTGCCTGACGTGGACGTTGAAGGCGCGAAGCTCCGCCCCGAAGCATCAGCGGCCGCTTTCGAGGCCGAGCCTGAGCCGGAAGAAGTCGCCGCCCGCTGA
- a CDS encoding TetR/AcrR family transcriptional regulator — protein MTSPSAPAAASASASGDGAPPSRRELNKAATRQAITEAALGQLRTKGPGNFTVEDIADAAGISRRTFFNYFNSTEAAIAAVTFGFLDKALQQFRLRPAGEPFLESARAALVALADPMTVAPMAELYSLGKSNPQLSRSELEAWDHCTGEIIAAARERSNAEAGELDELYLRALAGSVISCGKAAMDVWLARCGGSLTPESLSILRQLLIDSMGLLGSGFARPTAAQAAPQAGNPAVPSTATPSPDRL, from the coding sequence GTGACTTCCCCTTCAGCTCCCGCTGCAGCTTCTGCTTCTGCTTCTGGCGATGGCGCACCGCCTTCGCGCCGGGAGCTCAACAAGGCGGCGACCCGGCAGGCCATCACGGAAGCCGCGCTGGGCCAGCTGCGCACCAAGGGCCCGGGCAACTTCACCGTAGAGGACATCGCGGACGCTGCCGGAATCTCCCGCCGGACCTTCTTCAACTACTTCAACAGCACCGAAGCGGCGATCGCTGCCGTCACCTTCGGCTTCCTGGACAAGGCACTCCAGCAGTTCCGGCTGCGCCCGGCGGGGGAACCGTTCCTGGAATCGGCCCGCGCAGCACTCGTGGCCCTCGCCGACCCGATGACCGTGGCCCCGATGGCTGAGCTGTACAGCCTGGGCAAGTCCAATCCGCAGCTCAGCCGCTCGGAGCTGGAAGCCTGGGACCACTGCACCGGCGAAATTATTGCCGCCGCCCGCGAGCGCTCCAATGCCGAGGCAGGGGAACTCGATGAACTGTACCTCCGCGCCCTGGCCGGATCCGTCATCTCCTGCGGCAAAGCAGCCATGGACGTCTGGTTGGCCAGGTGCGGCGGGTCACTGACCCCGGAATCGCTCTCCATCCTGCGCCAGCTCCTGATCGATTCCATGGGCCTGCTGGGTTCAGGTTTCGCCCGACCCACAGCTGCGCAGGCTGCCCCTCAGGCCGGCAACCCGGCCGTCCCGTCCACCGCCACCCCTTCCCCAGATCGGCTCTGA
- a CDS encoding acetyl/propionyl/methylcrotonyl-CoA carboxylase subunit alpha: protein MSANSEQSANPVPSSAVVTHQLSKVLIANRGEIAVRIIRAARDEGIASVAVYADPDRDALHVKLADEAYALGGNTAAESYLVMDKLIEVAHRSGADAIHPGYGFLAENAEFAAKVIAAGITWIGPSPEAISALGDKVQARHIAEKVGAPQVPGTADPVESAEEILEFVDKFGLPVAIKAAFGGGGRGIKVARTREEIPELFESAVREAVAAFGRGECFIERFLDAPRHVETQCLADAYGNVVVISTRDCSLQRRNQKLVEEAPAPFLTEEQNLRLYESSKAILKEAGYLGAGTCEFLVGQDGTISFLEVNTRLQVEHCVSEEVTGIDLVREQFRLARGEKLGYDDPEVRGHSIEFRITGEDPGRNFMPAPGTISRLLNPTGPGVRIDSGVEQGDVISGNFDSMLSKLIVTGATRAQALQRARRALEEMVVEGIPTVIPFDLAVVSNPDFAPAEGPFKVHTRWIETAFINDIPAWTPTGIGAEAPDAGERQRVVVEVGGKRLEVVLPASLGSPNSGSGGGAKPAKAKKRSRSGGAAVAASGNALTSPMQGTIVKVAVAEGDTVAEGDLVVVLEAMKMEQPLTAHRAGIVMGLSAAAGETVSAGAVIAMIEDSAAE from the coding sequence TTGTCAGCAAATTCGGAGCAGTCCGCAAATCCCGTGCCGTCGTCAGCCGTAGTTACGCATCAGCTGAGCAAGGTGCTGATCGCTAACCGCGGTGAAATCGCGGTGCGCATCATCCGCGCCGCCCGTGACGAAGGCATCGCCTCCGTGGCGGTCTATGCGGACCCGGACCGGGACGCCCTGCACGTCAAACTCGCCGACGAGGCGTACGCCCTGGGTGGCAACACGGCGGCGGAGTCGTACCTCGTCATGGACAAGCTGATCGAGGTGGCCCACCGCTCCGGCGCCGACGCCATCCACCCCGGCTACGGCTTCCTGGCCGAAAACGCCGAGTTTGCCGCCAAGGTGATCGCCGCCGGCATCACCTGGATCGGCCCCTCCCCCGAGGCCATCTCCGCCCTCGGAGACAAGGTCCAGGCCCGCCACATCGCCGAAAAGGTCGGCGCCCCGCAGGTCCCGGGAACGGCCGACCCGGTGGAATCCGCCGAGGAAATCCTGGAGTTCGTGGACAAGTTCGGACTGCCGGTGGCCATCAAGGCTGCCTTCGGCGGCGGTGGACGCGGCATCAAGGTGGCCCGTACCCGCGAGGAAATCCCCGAACTGTTTGAATCCGCGGTCCGCGAGGCCGTCGCCGCCTTCGGCCGCGGCGAGTGCTTCATTGAACGATTCCTCGACGCCCCGCGACACGTCGAGACCCAGTGCCTGGCGGACGCCTACGGCAACGTCGTGGTGATCTCCACCCGCGACTGTTCGCTCCAGCGCCGCAACCAGAAGCTGGTCGAAGAAGCACCTGCCCCTTTCCTCACCGAAGAACAGAACCTGCGGCTCTACGAATCCTCCAAGGCCATCCTCAAGGAAGCTGGCTACCTCGGCGCCGGCACCTGCGAGTTCCTCGTGGGCCAGGACGGCACCATCTCCTTCCTCGAGGTCAACACCCGCCTCCAGGTGGAGCACTGTGTCTCCGAGGAAGTCACCGGGATTGACCTCGTCCGCGAGCAGTTCCGGCTGGCCCGCGGCGAAAAACTCGGCTACGACGACCCCGAGGTCCGCGGCCATTCCATCGAATTCCGCATCACCGGCGAGGACCCGGGCCGGAACTTCATGCCCGCCCCCGGAACCATCAGCCGACTCTTGAACCCGACCGGCCCCGGCGTCCGGATCGACTCCGGCGTGGAGCAGGGCGATGTCATCAGCGGCAATTTCGACTCGATGCTCTCCAAGCTCATCGTCACCGGCGCCACCCGTGCCCAGGCCCTGCAGCGCGCCCGCCGCGCCCTCGAGGAGATGGTGGTCGAAGGGATCCCCACCGTCATCCCGTTCGACCTCGCCGTCGTCAGCAACCCCGACTTCGCTCCCGCCGAGGGACCGTTCAAGGTCCACACCCGCTGGATCGAGACGGCCTTTATCAACGACATCCCCGCCTGGACCCCCACCGGGATCGGCGCGGAAGCGCCCGACGCCGGCGAACGCCAGCGCGTCGTCGTCGAGGTCGGCGGCAAGCGCCTTGAGGTCGTCCTCCCGGCGTCGCTGGGGTCCCCTAACTCCGGCAGCGGCGGCGGGGCCAAGCCGGCGAAGGCCAAGAAGCGCTCGCGCAGCGGCGGCGCAGCAGTCGCGGCCAGCGGCAACGCGCTGACCTCCCCCATGCAGGGCACCATCGTCAAGGTGGCCGTCGCCGAGGGTGACACGGTTGCCGAAGGTGACCTCGTCGTCGTGCTCGAGGCCATGAAGATGGAGCAGCCCCTCACCGCACACCGCGCCGGAATCGTGATGGGCCTGTCCGCGGCTGCCGGCGAGACCGTCTCCGCCGGCGCCGTCATCGCCATGATCGAAGACAGCGCGGCCGAGTAG
- a CDS encoding MFS transporter, translating into MSSTATSTGHGSAKQVNSRGRVIVASLIGTTVEFYDFYVYATAAVLVFPRLFFPGQNETTQLLSSFAVFGVAFVARPLGSIVFGHFGDKFGRKGTLVASLLTMGIATFLIGCLPTALVPGWEFWAPALLVVMRFAQGLALGGEWSGAALLATENAPANKRAIYGTFPQLGAPIGFIIANVIFLVFSYALSAEAFMAWGWRVPFLLSAVMVIIGLYVRLKLIETPAFTKVLESNEVAKLPLARVFKTSWRPLILGTFIMLATYVLFYLMTTFTLTYGTRASSLDAAKAAAEKAGKPMTEAAAAAFVPGLGFSRNDFLWMLIAGVVFFGIFTLVSGPLAEKYGRRKMLLAVTGGIFVFGLLFVPLFGGGFVGTMALLIIGFSLMGLTFGPMGALLPELFPTNVRYTGSAVSYNVSSILGAAVAPFIAVWLWEMAKGSPVLVGVYLTVMSVLTLIALFLSKETRDLDYENNVA; encoded by the coding sequence ATGTCATCCACTGCAACCTCCACGGGGCATGGGTCCGCCAAACAGGTGAACTCGCGCGGCCGCGTCATTGTCGCCAGCCTGATCGGCACCACCGTTGAGTTCTACGACTTTTACGTCTACGCCACGGCCGCCGTACTCGTCTTCCCGCGCCTCTTCTTCCCCGGCCAGAACGAAACCACGCAGCTGCTGAGCTCCTTCGCCGTCTTCGGCGTCGCCTTCGTCGCGCGCCCGCTTGGCTCAATCGTCTTCGGCCACTTTGGTGACAAGTTCGGCCGCAAGGGCACCCTGGTTGCCTCGCTGCTGACCATGGGTATCGCCACCTTCCTCATCGGCTGCCTGCCCACGGCCCTCGTCCCGGGCTGGGAATTCTGGGCCCCGGCACTGCTGGTGGTCATGCGCTTCGCCCAGGGCCTTGCCCTCGGCGGCGAATGGAGCGGTGCCGCCCTGCTGGCCACCGAGAACGCCCCGGCGAACAAGCGCGCCATCTACGGAACCTTCCCGCAGTTGGGCGCCCCGATCGGCTTCATCATCGCCAACGTGATCTTCCTGGTCTTCAGCTACGCCCTCTCGGCGGAAGCCTTCATGGCCTGGGGCTGGCGTGTGCCGTTCCTGCTCAGCGCCGTCATGGTCATCATCGGTCTCTACGTCCGGCTTAAGCTGATCGAAACCCCCGCTTTCACCAAGGTGCTCGAATCCAACGAGGTCGCCAAGCTGCCGCTCGCCCGCGTCTTCAAGACCAGCTGGCGTCCGCTGATCCTGGGCACGTTCATCATGCTCGCCACCTACGTGCTCTTCTACCTGATGACCACGTTCACGCTGACCTACGGCACCCGCGCCTCCAGCCTGGACGCCGCCAAGGCCGCAGCAGAGAAGGCCGGCAAGCCGATGACCGAGGCCGCCGCAGCAGCGTTCGTCCCCGGCCTGGGCTTCTCCCGCAACGACTTCCTCTGGATGCTGATCGCCGGCGTCGTGTTCTTCGGCATCTTCACCCTGGTCTCCGGTCCGCTCGCCGAAAAGTACGGCCGCCGCAAGATGCTGTTGGCAGTCACGGGCGGCATCTTCGTCTTCGGCCTGCTGTTCGTTCCGCTCTTCGGCGGCGGCTTCGTGGGCACCATGGCACTGCTCATCATCGGCTTCTCACTCATGGGCCTGACCTTCGGCCCCATGGGTGCGTTGTTGCCGGAGCTGTTCCCGACCAACGTCCGGTACACTGGCTCGGCCGTCAGCTACAACGTCTCCAGCATCCTGGGCGCGGCCGTGGCACCGTTCATCGCCGTCTGGCTCTGGGAAATGGCAAAGGGCAGCCCCGTGCTGGTGGGCGTCTACCTCACCGTCATGTCTGTCCTGACGCTCATCGCCCTGTTCCTGAGCAAGGAAACCCGCGACCTGGACTACGAAAACAACGTAGCCTGA
- a CDS encoding HNH endonuclease, with protein sequence MTVADLARILAALPAPARAAELINETRELEDLKSALAARQARNAVAFDLRQRREQSDAGMPADQLGAGVAAQIALARRESPAKGGRLLGLAKALVAEMPHTLAALETGQLSEWRATLLVRETACLTAADRVAVDEELAPDGGKFSGAGDRALVAAARSAAYRRDPRSVAERAAHAAADRHVGLRPAPDTMCYLTALLPVAQGVAVHAALTRHADAARSAGDPRTRGQLMADALVERTTGREAGISGIEIQLVMTDRALFQGDSEPARLPGYGIVPAGWARQLIKGSENQATNVWLRRLYTAPGTGGLVAVDSRARLFPPGLRRFLQTRDDTCRTPYCDAPIRHMDHIIPWAEGGQTTATNGAGLCEACNHTKETPGWTAIPRPGPRHRIELTTPTGHTYHSTAPPLPGTTTNDTPGRDALAPDARHHRRIQRHHAKTLKRVRAASVLAA encoded by the coding sequence ATGACGGTCGCTGACCTGGCCCGGATCCTGGCCGCCCTCCCGGCCCCGGCCCGAGCCGCCGAACTCATCAATGAAACACGCGAACTGGAAGACCTTAAGTCCGCCCTGGCCGCGCGCCAGGCCCGGAATGCCGTCGCCTTCGATCTACGCCAGCGCCGCGAACAATCCGACGCTGGAATGCCCGCCGACCAGCTCGGCGCCGGCGTCGCGGCACAGATTGCCCTCGCCCGGCGCGAATCCCCCGCGAAGGGCGGCCGGCTCCTCGGCCTCGCCAAAGCCCTCGTCGCCGAAATGCCGCATACCCTTGCCGCCCTGGAAACCGGGCAGCTCAGCGAATGGCGCGCCACGCTGCTGGTCCGCGAGACCGCATGCCTGACGGCCGCCGACCGGGTTGCCGTGGACGAGGAACTCGCGCCCGACGGTGGTAAGTTCAGCGGAGCTGGCGACCGCGCCCTTGTCGCCGCGGCCCGGTCCGCCGCTTACCGGCGGGACCCGCGGTCGGTCGCGGAACGTGCAGCCCACGCCGCCGCCGACCGGCACGTCGGCCTCCGGCCCGCGCCGGACACCATGTGCTACCTCACCGCCCTGCTGCCCGTCGCCCAAGGCGTCGCCGTTCACGCGGCACTCACCCGGCACGCCGACGCCGCCCGCTCCGCAGGGGACCCCCGCACCCGCGGCCAGCTCATGGCGGACGCCTTGGTCGAACGCACCACCGGCAGGGAAGCGGGGATCAGCGGGATCGAGATCCAGCTCGTGATGACCGACCGCGCCCTCTTCCAAGGCGACAGTGAACCCGCTCGCCTCCCGGGCTACGGCATCGTCCCCGCCGGCTGGGCACGCCAACTCATCAAAGGCAGCGAGAACCAGGCCACGAACGTCTGGCTGCGGCGGCTCTACACCGCTCCCGGCACCGGCGGCCTGGTCGCGGTGGACTCCCGCGCCCGGCTCTTCCCACCCGGACTCCGCCGCTTCCTCCAGACCCGGGACGACACCTGCCGCACCCCCTATTGCGACGCCCCGATCCGGCACATGGACCACATCATCCCCTGGGCGGAAGGCGGGCAGACCACCGCGACCAACGGCGCCGGGCTCTGCGAAGCCTGCAATCACACCAAAGAAACCCCCGGCTGGACCGCAATCCCCAGGCCCGGGCCGCGCCACAGAATCGAACTCACCACCCCCACGGGCCACACCTACCACTCCACCGCACCGCCACTACCCGGCACCACAACCAATGACACGCCAGGCCGGGATGCCTTGGCCCCGGACGCTCGCCACCACCGACGGATACAGCGCCATCACGCCAAGACGCTCAAGCGGGTGCGCGCCGCATCAGTCCTGGCGGCCTGA
- a CDS encoding glutamine amidotransferase: MKPFLLLASRAEDAAADDEYRAYLRYTGLAAAQLHRIRMEAVPLPELELSDYSGVIVGGSPFTSSDPPEQKSATQHRVERELAALLDRIVAEDFPFLGACYGVGTLGRHQGAVIDRTYGEGLGGVTISLTQEGLNDPLLKGLPEEFTAFTGHKEACTVLPPDAVLLASSAACPVHMFRIKTNLYATQFHPELDAEGLVTRIDIYRHAGYFPPESAEMLMEDARKFVATEPMKILRNFVERYAI, translated from the coding sequence GTGAAGCCATTCCTCCTCCTCGCCTCCCGGGCCGAAGACGCCGCAGCCGACGACGAATACAGGGCATACCTCCGCTATACCGGCCTGGCCGCGGCACAGCTGCACCGGATCCGGATGGAGGCGGTCCCGCTGCCGGAGCTGGAGCTCTCGGATTACTCGGGCGTGATCGTCGGCGGCAGCCCGTTCACCTCCAGCGATCCGCCCGAGCAGAAATCGGCCACCCAGCACCGGGTGGAGCGGGAGCTTGCCGCACTGCTGGACCGGATCGTGGCCGAGGACTTCCCGTTCCTGGGCGCCTGCTACGGCGTCGGAACGCTGGGCCGGCATCAGGGCGCCGTGATCGACAGGACCTATGGTGAGGGACTGGGCGGCGTCACGATCAGCCTGACCCAGGAGGGTTTAAACGACCCCCTGCTCAAGGGCCTGCCGGAGGAGTTCACGGCGTTCACCGGCCACAAGGAGGCCTGCACCGTCCTGCCGCCGGACGCGGTACTGCTGGCGAGCTCCGCCGCTTGCCCGGTGCACATGTTCCGGATCAAGACGAACCTGTATGCGACGCAGTTCCACCCGGAGCTCGACGCCGAGGGGCTGGTCACCAGGATCGACATCTACCGCCATGCCGGGTACTTTCCGCCGGAATCGGCCGAAATGCTGATGGAGGACGCCCGGAAGTTTGTCGCCACGGAACCGATGAAAATCCTCCGGAACTTCGTGGAGCGGTATGCCATCTGA